In Eleutherodactylus coqui strain aEleCoq1 chromosome 4, aEleCoq1.hap1, whole genome shotgun sequence, the following are encoded in one genomic region:
- the GPR34 gene encoding probable G-protein coupled receptor 34 — MDSTTNSFTHLKDNMDNFTAYIQNSTSEAPPFACTTDEELLNYFLVFFYSLIFLIGLMGNALALYVFLCIHSKRNSVQIYLLNAAIADLLLIVCLPFRIMYHLSKEWRLGTVFCKVVGNLFYMNMYISIVLLGLISMDRYLKVKKSQRRHTVSKRKYSIRICCCLWAASMFSGMFHIAAQATAEQPNSNLCFQYTDRKDKIWQAAFNYFVVLVFWIVFVMLILSYVKIGQNLQRISRERAYIPNAGRYNSTAYKSFFVLFIFTVCFVPYHTFRIAYIATQLQTLSCYWVDKVHKINEITLMLSAINSCLDPILYFLLSNSVRKTVRQLLCGASRDSSKSESNTSDLHPGLPESTNGHSQTPLNTRRIRRTAREEL; from the coding sequence ATGGATTCCACTACCAATTCTTTTACACATTTAAAAGACAATATGGACAATTTTACTGCCTATATTCAAAACAGCACCTCCGAGGCCCCCCCCTTCGCCTGCACGACGGATGAAGAATTACTTAATTACTTCCTGGTGTTTTTCTACTCCTTGATCTTCCTTATCGGACTGATGGGCAATGCTTTGGCGTTGTATGTATTTCTATGCATTCACAGCAAAAGAAACTCAGTGCAAATTTACCTTCTAAATGCAGCcatcgccgatcttctcctgatTGTTTGCCTTCCGTTTCGGATAATGTATCACCTTTCAAAAGAGTGGAGATTGGGCACCGTTTTCTGCAAAGTTGTAGGCAACCTCTTCTACATGAACATGTACATAAGTATTGTCCTCCTGGGTCTTATAAGCATGGACCGTTACCTCAAGGTGAAGAAGTCTCAGCGACGGCACACTGTGTCCAAGAGGAAATATAGCATCCGGATATGTTGCTGCCTGTGGGCCGCCTCCATGTTCTCTGGGATGTTTCACATTGCAGCACAAGCAACTGCGGAACAACCCAATTCCAATTTGTGCTTCCAGTATACAGACCGAAAAGACAAAATCTGGCAGGCGGCATTTAATTACTTTGTGGTGCTCGTCTTCTGGATCGTTTTTGTTATGCTGATATTATCCTATGTAAAAATTGGACAAAACCTTCAGAGGATCTCCAGGGAGCGAGCGTATATACCGAATGCCGGGAGGTACAATAGTACGGCGTACAAGTCCTTCTTTGTGCTCTTCATCTTCACAGTCTGCTTTGTGCCTTATCACACATTCAGGATTGCCTATATAGCAACTCAGCTGCAGACCCTCTCTTGTTACTGGGTGGATAAAGTCCATAAGATTAACGAGATTACCCTGATGCTGTCGGCCATTAATAGCTGCCTGGACCCCATTCTCTACTTCTTGCTGTCCAACAGCGTCCGGAAGACGGTGCGTCAGCTCCTCTGCGGAGCCAGCCGAGACAGCAGTAAGAGTGAAAGCAACACGTCAGACCTCCACCCAGGCCTTCCTGAGAGCACCAACGGGCATTCCCAGACGCCGCTCAATACTAGAAGGATCAGAAGGACTGCAAGAGAGGAGCTATGA